Proteins from a single region of Sphaerochaeta globosa str. Buddy:
- the murA gene encoding UDP-N-acetylglucosamine 1-carboxyvinyltransferase has translation MGEYRIIGGNAASGEVQISGNKNSALPCLAATLLTDEPVHLLNVPDIEDVQVMIELLLDLGSTVVREDAHSYTITSGSRNGLLKRNLVEAVRGSILLLGPLLATNDEVRLTPPGGDVIGLRRLDTHFMGLTSLGSDCTINEVGEIHIRCRHKSLIGADIFLDEASVTATENVIMAASLAKGESIINNAASEPHVQDVCAMLQKMGCPIEGIGSNRLRIKGQQRLGGCEFRLGSDYMEIGSFIGLAGASGGQLLVKGVQHEHLRMIRLGFERIGITFVEDGPSSLLVPRKQKRILTKEVGGHTAKIDDAPWPGFPADLLSIITVCATQMEGSILIHEKMFESRMYFIDWLIRMGADIILCDPHRAVVNGPSQLFGSTVTSPDVRAGMALVIAAVCAQGESVIQNIYQIERGYEDLAGKLQALGLEIERTE, from the coding sequence ATGGGTGAGTATCGCATCATAGGCGGAAACGCGGCAAGCGGAGAGGTCCAGATCAGCGGAAACAAGAATTCCGCCCTTCCTTGTCTTGCGGCCACCTTGCTGACCGACGAACCTGTTCATTTGTTGAACGTACCGGATATCGAGGATGTCCAAGTTATGATCGAACTGCTGCTTGACCTAGGTTCGACGGTAGTACGTGAGGACGCCCATAGTTATACCATTACCTCAGGGAGCAGGAATGGACTGCTCAAACGCAATCTTGTTGAGGCGGTGCGTGGCTCTATTCTCCTTCTTGGTCCATTGCTTGCCACCAACGACGAGGTTCGTCTCACCCCTCCAGGTGGTGATGTCATCGGTCTCAGGCGTTTGGATACCCATTTTATGGGGCTTACTTCCCTTGGTTCGGACTGTACGATCAACGAAGTGGGTGAGATTCATATACGATGCAGGCATAAGAGCCTCATCGGTGCAGATATTTTCTTGGATGAAGCTTCGGTCACTGCCACGGAGAATGTAATCATGGCTGCCTCCCTTGCCAAGGGCGAGAGCATTATCAACAATGCCGCCAGCGAGCCGCATGTCCAGGATGTCTGTGCAATGCTGCAGAAAATGGGTTGCCCAATTGAAGGTATTGGATCAAACCGGCTGAGGATTAAGGGCCAACAACGCTTGGGAGGCTGTGAATTTCGCTTGGGCAGTGATTATATGGAAATCGGGTCGTTCATAGGCCTTGCAGGGGCAAGCGGCGGACAGTTGTTGGTCAAGGGCGTGCAACATGAGCATTTACGGATGATACGCCTTGGGTTTGAAAGAATTGGAATAACCTTTGTCGAGGACGGTCCTTCCTCCCTGTTGGTTCCGAGGAAACAAAAACGCATTCTGACCAAGGAAGTGGGCGGCCATACGGCCAAGATTGATGATGCTCCCTGGCCGGGCTTTCCCGCTGATCTGTTAAGTATCATCACTGTCTGTGCAACACAAATGGAAGGTTCCATTCTCATTCATGAAAAAATGTTTGAGTCGAGGATGTACTTCATCGACTGGCTTATCAGGATGGGGGCGGACATTATCCTTTGTGATCCGCATCGAGCCGTGGTGAATGGACCAAGCCAACTGTTTGGGTCGACTGTAACCAGCCCTGACGTACGAGCGGGAATGGCCTTGGTTATTGCCGCCGTTTGTGCCCAAGGTGAGAGTGTAATCCAGAATATTTATCAGATTGAACGAGGATACGAGGACCTTGCGGGCAAGCTGCAGGCTCTCGGGCTGGAGATTGAGCGAACCGAGTAA
- a CDS encoding adenosine kinase — translation MMRYSPIDAPFAVILSPLIHFRKVLVELYAKAMVEYQYMNKRQHMVYGIGNPLIDIIVSVEEQDIVDLGIHKGTMALISNQRMEELLQLSKQRKTTYSCGGSCPNTIIALASLGVPATLAGKIGSDENGKIYRDRLTKLGVQDELVTTDKEMTGSTVILITPDSERSMNTFLGANRLYEAGDVCESTVAGADFFHFTGYMWDTQSQQAAITKALSIAKQNNTTVSFDLADPFAVGRYREPFLSLIKESCDIVFANREEARILFDNYDPYECCRSMGKLCRTAIVKNGKKGSYICHEGVITAIPVKGPVVPVDTTGAGDVYAAGFLYGQYHNFSIQDSGIIASILAGEIITQRGAQFSNEQAEELKKLLSSGTWRSL, via the coding sequence ATGATGCGATACTCACCCATCGACGCCCCCTTTGCTGTCATCCTATCTCCGCTCATTCACTTTCGCAAGGTCCTTGTTGAATTGTATGCAAAAGCAATGGTAGAATACCAGTACATGAACAAGAGGCAGCACATGGTATATGGAATAGGAAATCCTCTCATCGACATAATCGTAAGTGTTGAGGAGCAGGATATTGTCGACTTGGGCATTCATAAAGGAACCATGGCGCTCATTTCAAATCAGCGGATGGAAGAGTTGCTGCAATTAAGCAAGCAGCGCAAAACCACATACTCCTGTGGAGGATCTTGCCCGAACACCATCATCGCTTTGGCCTCTTTGGGGGTTCCTGCAACGCTTGCCGGCAAAATCGGCAGCGATGAGAATGGGAAAATCTACCGCGACCGTCTTACAAAATTGGGAGTCCAGGACGAATTGGTGACCACTGACAAGGAGATGACCGGTTCAACGGTCATTCTCATCACTCCCGACAGTGAACGAAGCATGAACACCTTTCTCGGTGCCAACCGCCTCTATGAAGCGGGTGATGTTTGCGAGAGTACGGTTGCAGGTGCCGATTTTTTCCATTTCACCGGGTACATGTGGGATACCCAGAGCCAACAAGCAGCCATTACCAAAGCCCTTTCCATTGCCAAGCAGAACAATACAACCGTTTCCTTCGACCTGGCCGATCCCTTCGCTGTCGGCCGATACCGTGAACCATTCCTTTCCTTGATCAAGGAGAGTTGCGACATCGTTTTCGCCAACCGGGAGGAAGCCCGTATCCTTTTCGACAACTACGACCCCTATGAATGTTGCCGATCGATGGGAAAACTTTGCAGAACAGCCATTGTAAAAAACGGGAAGAAAGGATCATACATCTGCCATGAAGGGGTAATTACCGCTATTCCCGTGAAGGGACCGGTAGTTCCAGTCGACACCACCGGAGCTGGTGATGTCTATGCTGCAGGATTCTTATACGGACAATACCACAACTTTTCGATTCAGGATTCTGGAATCATTGCCTCCATTCTGGCCGGCGAAATCATCACCCAGAGGGGGGCGCAGTTCAGCAACGAGCAAGCAGAGGAACTGAAGAAACTGCTCAGCTCAGGTACGTGGCGTTCGCTGTAA
- the metK gene encoding methionine adenosyltransferase, whose product MLEHGSHIFTSESVSEGHPDKVCDQISDAVLDTCLRQDPKSRVACEVFATTDTVIVGGEITTNATLDIESIVRATVKEIGYTEEGCGFDYKTLKVINLTSTQSADISMGVTADTSLFGEQGAGDQGMMFGFACDETEELMPAPVMWAHQLLMKASELRKGGYAPFLRPDAKSQVSLLYKDGKPVHIDSVVISHQHTADTDREHLIDFLTKEVINVVLDKTGLLDEKTKIYINPTGRFVIGGPSGDTGLTGRKIIVDTYGGMGRHGGGAFSGKDPSKVDRSAAYMARFVAKNLVANKYCTRCEVQLSYAIGVPYPISIYVDTFGTGKVDDEKLEDLVRQKFNLSPAGIIRSLDLLRPIYQKNVNYGHFGKPSMPWEQIINV is encoded by the coding sequence ATGTTAGAACATGGATCACACATTTTCACTTCAGAATCAGTAAGCGAAGGACATCCGGATAAAGTCTGCGATCAGATTTCCGATGCCGTTCTGGACACATGTCTTCGGCAAGATCCCAAAAGCAGGGTTGCATGCGAAGTCTTTGCCACCACCGATACCGTCATTGTAGGCGGAGAGATCACCACCAATGCAACCTTGGATATCGAATCAATTGTCAGAGCAACCGTCAAGGAAATCGGATATACCGAAGAAGGCTGTGGGTTTGATTACAAAACCTTGAAGGTGATCAACCTTACCAGTACCCAATCTGCTGATATCTCCATGGGTGTCACTGCCGATACTTCACTGTTCGGCGAACAAGGTGCAGGCGATCAAGGTATGATGTTTGGTTTTGCCTGTGATGAAACGGAAGAGCTTATGCCGGCTCCGGTCATGTGGGCCCATCAACTCCTGATGAAAGCAAGCGAACTGCGCAAGGGTGGGTATGCCCCCTTCCTCCGTCCCGACGCAAAAAGTCAGGTATCCCTGCTTTACAAGGATGGCAAACCGGTGCATATCGATTCGGTTGTCATCAGCCATCAGCACACCGCCGATACCGATCGGGAACATCTCATCGACTTTTTGACAAAAGAAGTCATCAATGTAGTGCTCGACAAGACCGGCCTGTTGGATGAGAAAACCAAAATCTACATCAACCCTACCGGTCGCTTTGTCATCGGAGGACCCAGTGGTGATACCGGCCTGACGGGAAGGAAGATCATCGTCGATACCTATGGTGGCATGGGTCGTCATGGCGGCGGTGCTTTCAGCGGGAAAGACCCTTCAAAGGTAGACCGTTCAGCAGCGTATATGGCTCGTTTTGTAGCCAAGAATTTGGTTGCAAACAAGTATTGTACCAGATGTGAAGTACAGCTCTCCTACGCCATCGGGGTTCCTTATCCAATTTCCATCTATGTTGATACATTCGGCACCGGAAAGGTGGACGATGAGAAGCTTGAGGACCTGGTCAGACAGAAGTTCAACCTGTCACCGGCTGGCATTATTCGCAGCCTCGATTTGCTCAGGCCCATCTACCAGAAGAATGTGAACTACGGGCATTTTGGAAAACCCTCCATGCCCTGGGAACAGATCATCAACGTATAA
- a CDS encoding anaerobic ribonucleoside-triphosphate reductase activating protein, translating into MNIAGLEACSLLDYPGLLSSVFFCQGCNYDCFYCHNRALIEPKSCITDYQEAQTFLQQRKGFIQAVVISGGEPSLQHDLMEFVEFIRNLGFAVKLDTNGSRPQVVSKLLEHDLLSYVAVDVKAPCERYQEIVGDKGDEILVRTSVSLLTEYQASHPGFSYEVRTTLAPTLGQEDLLCMVQSYPVVQHWYVQKYRIPKHFKANDEKRINLPQLSVGEVEKSLGLLRMYQPNLVIR; encoded by the coding sequence ATGAATATTGCAGGGCTTGAAGCCTGTTCCTTGCTTGACTATCCTGGCTTGCTCAGTAGTGTCTTTTTTTGTCAAGGTTGCAACTACGATTGCTTCTATTGCCATAATCGTGCATTAATTGAACCGAAGTCTTGCATAACCGACTATCAAGAGGCACAAACTTTTCTCCAGCAACGCAAAGGTTTCATCCAGGCTGTGGTAATCAGCGGGGGAGAACCTTCCCTGCAGCATGATCTGATGGAGTTTGTCGAATTCATCCGAAATCTTGGCTTTGCCGTCAAATTGGATACCAATGGCAGTAGGCCGCAGGTTGTTTCAAAATTGCTTGAACATGACCTTCTCTCGTATGTTGCTGTGGATGTGAAGGCTCCCTGTGAACGCTATCAGGAAATTGTCGGGGACAAGGGGGATGAAATACTTGTCAGAACGAGTGTTTCCCTTTTGACCGAGTACCAGGCAAGCCATCCGGGTTTTTCGTATGAGGTGCGTACTACACTCGCCCCAACGCTGGGACAAGAGGATTTGCTATGCATGGTCCAATCGTATCCCGTTGTTCAGCATTGGTATGTGCAGAAGTATCGCATTCCAAAGCACTTTAAAGCAAACGACGAGAAAAGAATCAACCTCCCTCAACTGTCGGTTGGGGAGGTTGAAAAAAGTCTTGGTCTCTTGAGAATGTATCAACCGAACTTGGTTATACGTTGA
- a CDS encoding ArsR/SmtB family transcription factor yields MKTILLQNDTQLQIFMHPKRQDILHLLSIDGPATAKMISDTLNMTPSSAKHHLLKLQGLGVVEEDHTQLIHGITATYYRKAEVTVSFGALAQEKQKLVLDFVSHRIQDELYAKPRTHQDAEGHFSADQLSGIVHLSKEQADQVYQLIRSFIDSHEQKQLGTAAYAYSVVAYRV; encoded by the coding sequence ATGAAAACAATCCTTTTGCAGAACGACACACAGTTGCAGATTTTCATGCATCCCAAAAGGCAGGACATCCTGCATTTGTTGAGCATTGACGGACCGGCAACCGCAAAAATGATCAGCGATACACTGAATATGACGCCTTCGAGTGCCAAGCATCACCTGCTCAAGCTGCAAGGCTTGGGGGTGGTGGAGGAAGACCACACCCAGCTTATCCATGGCATCACAGCCACCTACTATCGAAAAGCCGAAGTGACGGTAAGCTTTGGTGCTCTCGCCCAGGAAAAACAGAAACTGGTATTGGATTTTGTTTCTCATCGTATTCAGGACGAATTGTACGCTAAACCCAGGACCCATCAGGATGCGGAAGGTCACTTTAGTGCCGACCAACTTTCGGGCATTGTTCACCTGAGTAAAGAGCAAGCCGACCAGGTCTACCAGCTCATCCGCTCCTTCATTGACTCTCATGAGCAAAAGCAACTGGGAACAGCGGCCTATGCATACTCTGTGGTGGCGTATCGTGTCTAA
- a CDS encoding MFS transporter, with protein sequence MSKKFHPSSYIALLSLSYIALGVTIPAMSLIVVSKGFSLAQLSLAMIVFSLSVMAFEVPSGIFADAKGRRTSFSVGLFLSLVGSLLLFSPSFIVLCIGFACTGVGRAYTSGSMDALMIERGLKADRKLEDLVFALDINSGISLSGGSLLGGLLLSMGSQQGNLTGLVLAVRFLLVASALVLLPLLIPKDSVVQGSSVTFGTQAKQLGRTLSSSSFLLAFSISVIVQGMLLASLESYWQPYLKQLLESDSQLWILGLIAASIFAIGVLGSMIGKRFLSLMRPSVLYCLACISIFILQLFLSQSHTIAQFLVLYELIYLLLGVVSVVGMYLLNKEASDMVRTSLASVSSFCLQSGGLLGNLLATVVFLFGGISSYWAIASVLGFLSMAVLSFWLLQRTPRT encoded by the coding sequence GTGTCTAAGAAATTTCATCCATCCTCATATATAGCCCTGCTCAGTCTGTCCTATATAGCACTGGGGGTAACCATCCCTGCGATGAGCTTGATTGTAGTGAGCAAAGGATTTTCGCTAGCACAGCTGAGTTTGGCGATGATAGTCTTTTCCCTCTCAGTGATGGCTTTTGAGGTTCCCAGCGGAATTTTTGCCGATGCCAAAGGTCGGAGAACCAGCTTTTCCGTGGGACTCTTTCTCTCGTTGGTCGGCTCGCTTTTACTGTTCAGTCCGTCGTTTATAGTACTGTGTATCGGGTTTGCCTGTACCGGTGTGGGGAGAGCCTATACAAGCGGGAGCATGGATGCATTGATGATTGAACGAGGATTGAAGGCTGACAGAAAACTTGAGGACCTCGTGTTCGCCTTGGATATAAATTCTGGAATTTCCTTGAGCGGCGGATCGCTGCTGGGGGGATTGCTTCTGAGCATGGGTTCCCAGCAGGGGAATCTCACCGGCTTGGTCCTGGCTGTCCGCTTCCTTCTTGTTGCGTCGGCATTGGTTTTGCTTCCGTTGTTGATACCCAAGGATTCGGTAGTACAAGGCTCTTCGGTTACTTTCGGAACCCAAGCAAAACAGCTTGGACGCACGCTTTCCTCTTCTTCCTTTCTGCTGGCTTTCAGTATCAGCGTCATTGTCCAGGGAATGCTGTTGGCATCACTGGAAAGTTACTGGCAACCTTATCTGAAGCAGTTGTTGGAATCTGATTCCCAGCTTTGGATCCTCGGTTTGATTGCCGCTTCCATTTTTGCCATCGGTGTCCTGGGTTCAATGATAGGTAAGCGTTTTCTGTCGCTCATGCGTCCTTCGGTTCTGTATTGTTTGGCATGTATCAGTATTTTCATCCTACAACTGTTCCTCTCACAATCTCATACAATCGCTCAGTTTCTAGTCTTGTATGAGCTCATCTATCTGTTGTTGGGAGTGGTCTCAGTTGTGGGAATGTACCTTTTGAACAAGGAAGCGTCCGATATGGTGAGAACCTCACTTGCCAGTGTCTCTTCCTTCTGTCTGCAAAGTGGGGGCTTGTTGGGAAATTTACTGGCCACTGTAGTATTTCTTTTCGGTGGCATCAGCAGCTATTGGGCTATTGCCTCCGTATTGGGTTTCCTATCCATGGCTGTTCTTTCTTTCTGGCTTTTACAGCGAACGCCACGTACCTGA
- a CDS encoding sensor domain-containing diguanylate cyclase, protein MKQRTWVASTILILLSTILLIALSLITLMRVESVYTTTTAQSIEQLKRQFLYDAVNNQIKRIDTQRALAQQYFLEELDRTLCMVDHLYESGLEHANQITSYFTSEANALWTAILWEKNTEKVLLDNHDLVRAGVHPVELADLLSKEYQLYAFRSYGPHTLFVGVPQKYIDDQVKEHIAREIYDSAYSENSYIWVNEVINYEGGDDYAIRRIHPNLRDSVGTLLSTNMTDVKGTTPYKTELEGVKQHGELFFTYFFKKKDSETISEKLTYAKLYKDFDWVVAMGIHLDDLSAYVDITTGQSTKIVRQITPVFLVSILGIFILHSLLLMLLEHTRNKKSEHILEEQVYQDALTGVGNRRYGLMVLKERFLRFKRGEISVLVALFDVDYFKQINDTYGHDIGDRCLMQLSKAIAQVICTEKSLFRWGGDEFLIICPFIPQDELDRVKKTLLETAKSTSIVHEGITITFTISVGISSFVSSDESEEQILKRADKALYRAKQLGRNRCEVEF, encoded by the coding sequence GTGAAGCAGAGAACCTGGGTGGCCAGCACTATCCTCATTTTATTATCAACGATTCTTCTTATTGCTTTGTCCCTGATCACCCTGATGCGTGTCGAGAGTGTTTACACCACTACTACCGCACAAAGCATCGAGCAATTGAAACGCCAGTTTCTCTATGATGCAGTAAATAACCAGATCAAGCGCATCGACACCCAGCGTGCGCTTGCCCAGCAATACTTCCTTGAGGAGTTGGACAGGACTCTGTGCATGGTCGATCACTTGTATGAGAGCGGCCTTGAGCACGCCAATCAAATCACTTCCTATTTCACCAGCGAGGCAAATGCCTTGTGGACGGCAATCCTGTGGGAAAAGAACACTGAAAAGGTGCTGCTAGACAATCATGATTTGGTGAGGGCAGGTGTTCATCCGGTAGAATTGGCTGATCTTCTATCCAAAGAGTATCAACTATATGCTTTCAGGTCATATGGCCCCCACACACTGTTTGTGGGCGTTCCTCAGAAGTATATCGATGACCAGGTCAAAGAACATATCGCCAGAGAGATATATGACTCTGCCTATTCGGAGAATTCGTATATATGGGTGAATGAGGTGATCAACTATGAGGGAGGTGATGACTATGCCATCAGGCGCATTCACCCGAACCTGAGAGATAGTGTGGGAACCCTGTTATCCACGAACATGACCGATGTGAAGGGGACGACTCCCTACAAGACTGAACTGGAAGGGGTGAAACAGCATGGTGAGCTCTTCTTTACATACTTTTTCAAGAAAAAGGATAGTGAGACAATCTCTGAGAAACTCACCTACGCCAAGCTCTACAAGGATTTTGACTGGGTAGTTGCGATGGGCATCCACCTCGATGATCTGTCAGCCTATGTGGATATCACTACCGGTCAGAGTACAAAGATTGTTCGTCAGATAACTCCTGTATTCCTTGTTTCCATACTGGGTATCTTCATCCTGCATTCCTTGCTCCTGATGTTGCTCGAACATACGAGAAACAAGAAAAGTGAGCATATTCTTGAGGAACAGGTCTATCAGGATGCCCTCACCGGTGTGGGAAACCGTCGCTATGGCCTGATGGTGCTCAAGGAGCGGTTTCTCAGATTCAAGCGAGGGGAAATTTCCGTATTGGTGGCGCTTTTCGATGTTGATTATTTCAAGCAGATCAATGATACCTATGGACACGATATTGGGGACCGATGCCTGATGCAGCTTTCCAAAGCCATCGCCCAGGTAATTTGCACGGAGAAGTCCCTCTTCCGATGGGGTGGCGATGAATTTCTGATTATTTGTCCCTTTATTCCCCAAGATGAGCTTGATCGAGTGAAAAAGACGTTGCTCGAGACTGCAAAATCTACTTCCATTGTGCATGAAGGAATTACCATCACGTTCACCATTTCTGTTGGGATATCTTCTTTTGTCTCTTCCGATGAAAGCGAGGAGCAAATTCTCAAGCGTGCCGACAAGGCATTGTATAGAGCCAAGCAACTCGGCCGTAATCGATGCGAAGTGGAGTTCTAA